AACAATGTAAGGTATGTGCAATGGATACAGGATATTTCCAAGGAGCATTGGAAAAAAAATGCTCCTATCGAGATTCAAGAACAAGTTATTTGGGTAGTTTTAAAACACACCATTGAGTATAAGTCACCTGCCTTCCTTAAAGATCCAATTCATATTTCTACCTATATTGAAAAAAGTAAGGGTGCTATTTCTACGCGCATTGTAGAAATATTCCATAAAATAACAAATACGCTTCTTGTACGTTCAAATACTGAATGGTGTCTTTTAAATAAGGATACAAAAAAGCCTATGCGGATTTCAGAGGATATTCAGAAGCTGTTTTCTTAAATCTTGATAAAAGTATTGAATATCAAATCATTAGGGTGACCTTTTAATGTAAGTGAATAGACCCATTTATGGTAGAAAGGTTAAACACCAACCAGTTTACATAATTTGATTGCATGAAATTAAAATTTTCCCTTACATCCATTTTAATCATTTTGGTGCTTTGGGGAAGCTCGTGCAGAAAGGATTTTGAATTTGCCAATAGTGCAGGCCACCTGTCCTTTTCAAAGGACACCGTTTACTTGGATACGGTTTTTAGCAGTATTGGAAGCAGTACCTATTCCCTTAAGGTTTATAATACTACCAAGGATGATGTCCTAATACCATCCATACGGCTTAGAAATGGCCAAGAAAGTTATTATCGATTGAATGTCGATGGTAAGGCAGGCAATATTTTTGAGGACATTCCCTTATACGCGGAAGACAGTTTATTCATTTTTGTTGAAACCAATATTACGCTATTACCGGACGAACCATCCCAATTGCTCTATACAGACGCCATTCAATTCGATAATGACATTTATTTACAGGAGGTGGAACTTGTTACCTTGGTCAAGGATGCCGTTTTTCTGTACCCATCTAAGGATGCCAACGGAAAAATGGAAAATGTCTTATTGTATACCAGAGAGGATGGTTCCGAAGTATTTGTGGAAGGTTTCGATTTAAAGGATGACCAACTCCATTTTGACAACCAGAGACCATACGTGATATATGGTTATGCCTCGGTACCTCATAATGCAAAACTAACTATAGATGCCGGTGCCAGGGTTCATTTTCATCGTAATTCCGGACTCTTGGTGAAACCCAATGCCTCCTTACTAGTGAACGGAAACTTTAGCAATGACCAAGAAGCATTGGAAGGTGAGGTCATATTCGAAGGCGATAGACTTGAACCAAGCTTTTCCAATATCCCAGGACAGTGGGGAGCCTTGTTCGTTGCAAAGGGAAGTACCGGCAATAGTGTAAACCACCTCACCATCAAAAATGCGGAAATAGGTCTTTATGTTGAAGGGGACATGGAAGCGGAAACCACTACTTTGGAGATTGCCAACAGTCAGATACATAATAGTGCCATCCATAATTTATGGGCCAAATCGGCTACTCTAAATGCCCAAAATCTTCTCCTGGGAAGCTCAGGGAGCTCTTCCTTCTATGGGGAATTAGGTGGCAGGTATGAGTTCACACATACAACCATAGCCAATTATTGGACCAATGGCTTTAGAAATGGTAGGGCATTAAATTTGCGCAATTTTGGAAAATTTGGTGCAGACGAAGGCGTTGATTTGGTAAAGGCAGATTTTAAAAATTGTATTATCGGCGGCAACTCCATGTCAGAACTCATGCTTTTATCGAATCAAAACAACATTTTTAACTATAGCTTTCAGAATTGCCTTATCAAATACAGTGCGTCTGGGTCGGAATCGTCCAGTAATGCTTTATATGATTTCGATGGGCCAGCTTTCGAAAACATTTTATTAAACGGTGACCCTGATTTTTTTGATCCGAAGCAAAATGATTTTAGGATTGGGCTTGATTCCGATGCAATCAATAAAGGTAGTATCCCATTTGCCCGACAAGTGCCTTTTGATTTACTGAATAGGGAAAGGATTTCCGCTCCGGATTTGGGCGTTTATCAAGCCACGCCTAAGTTGGAGTAGTATATATCTTATATTAATCTCAGAAATATCTTTCAAAATCAATTAATTAGAAAAAAATAATATAATAACCTCCATTTTTATAAGGTTTTCCTAGTTCAAAGACTTTTAGCGTATTAGTAAATTGCGACAGAACTCTATGGATTTTGGAATATTCGTACGTAATTATCGATTCTGATGCTGTTTCCAACTTACAATTAACCACGTTTTTGGAAGCATATGGTGACTTTACGTGTTCGGGATTTGCTAAAAATCCTGATGACGGACTGAACCATATTCTTAAATACACTCCAGATTTGGTTTTTATCAATTTGGACCAAAAAGCACAACCTCTTTTCCAAATGGTGGTTGAAATGCACCAATATCTCTTGGAAATCCCCATGGTCATAGGCATTTCTAAATCCAAGAAATATGCCTACGATGCTATTAAAAATGGATTTTTTGATTACTGGTTATTGCCGTTTAATGAGTTCGACATAAGAAAGTCCTTGTTAAAACTAAGGAAAAGAAATCCAAAGGTCAAGGAACCTACTACTATCTGCCTAAAGTCCTACAATGATTTTCAGTATTTGAATACAGCGGATATTCTTTACCTGCAGGCCGACAATAATACCACAGAATTTTTTATGAGGGATGGAACCGTAGTGAACGCATTCAAGACCTTAAAAACTTTTGAAAACAAATTGCCCCAAAACTTTATTCGCATCCACCAAAGCTACATCGTCAACACGGACTATGTATCAAGAATCAATTTTGGCAAAAATATCTGTGCCTTAAAAGAAATTGAGAAAAACCTGCCCTTCTCAAAATCCTACAAGGATAAAATGGATCAACTAAAGAAAATCCTTTCCAAAAACAGTGTATCCTCCCTAAATTGACCAAATTCTCTCAAAACCTGTTCAAATACTCACAGAATAGGGCAATCCACTAACTACTAGCAAATCAGGGTTTTAATTTCTCTTAAGTCTATTACTTTGGTAACGTAATAAAAAAAGAAACACCATAAATTTAAAACCTTACAAAAATGAAGAAAATAGTTAGTATTGCCGCAGTAGCCATCATGGCATTAGGATTAACCACCTATGTAGTTGAAAACACTGCAAATGAGTTTGACTTTATGAAAGATTTCAGTACTATGTTGGCCTGTGATGGTTGTTCTTCCCAAGAGGATAGAAGGGATCCTCCTTACGGGAAAGCTTAATTCAATTTACCTATTTACATACAATTACTATAAATATTTGGGACGCCCTGCAATAAATGTTAGGGCGTTTTGTTATCTTGTAAGTATTCAGTTACAAAGCGAAAATTATAAGGATTGAAAAAGTATTTAATTTTAATCATCCTTTGCGGTACTCCTTTTTCTTCATTAAGATCGCAATTGGTCCCAAAAGAAGATATTGCACTTCAAAAAGAAGTGGAGGCGAAAATAAAAAGTGCTATTAATGATTCCTTAAGTTATCTACAAAAGAAAGCCGACCTCCAAAACGCTTTTGATTTACTTAGTACAATCAAAAGCGATAGTCTCCAGCTTCGGTTGTTATCCAATCTTTCTTACTACATCGAGCCGCAAGATTCTGCTTTTTTTAGAGAAGTCAATGCAACTACAAGGCACCTTGCTATAAAAAGCAAAGATTCCTTAGCATTGGCCAACGCTTATTGGGATTTAGGTTTTCATTATAGCAGAAACTCTAGTAAGGATAGTTCATTTTACAGTTATTCCGAAGCACAAAAAATTTATGAGGAATTGGGAAATAAATTTTTATCAGCACGGATGTATTATAATATGGCAAGACATCAACAGGAAATTCGAGACTATGTAGGAAGTGAAGCAAATACTATAGCCGCCATTGAAAGACTAAAACCTTTAAAGAAATACAGGGAACTTTATAATTCCTATAATACTTTGGCTATTAATTCCCAAGCTCTCGGCGAATATGACCAAGCAATTAAATACTATGATCAAGCTTTATTTTTTTTACAAAAAATTGAAGACCATGATTATTATTTAATACTAGAAAATATAAACAATAGAGGTATGGTCTACATTGATTTGGGCGACTATCATAAAGCATTGGAAAATTTCGAAGATAATTTAAACCAAAGAAATATTTTATCAGAGAATACCACTCTATATGCCAAAACCTTAAATAATATAGCCACTACCAAAATAAAGCTAAATGACACTTTGGGTGTAAACAAGCTTATAGAAGAATCCATTTTGTTAAGGGATAGTATTCAGGATAAAAGAGGCTTGGCATCCTCCTATTTTGCCAAAGCGGAATATCATTTGTTCAATAAAGATACCCTAAAAGCAATTGGAAGTGCTGAGAGGGCTATTGCATTGGCAAAGGAAAGTTTAAGCAATGAGCGTCTCTTGGAAACCTATACCTTTTTGGCCAAAATTGACAATAAGAATGCTTCCAAATATGCTCAAAAGTACATTGCCCTAAACGATAGCATTGTCATGGAAGAACGTCAGGCACGTAATAAATTTGCCCGTATTCGTTTTGAAACGGATGAATTTATCGCCCAAAATGAACAACTGGAGGAAGAGACGGCTATTCTGGCCAAGCAGAAGCAGATTTGGTCAGGAGTGGCATTGGGCTTTTTCCTTTTGGGAATATCGGTCTATACCATTATAAACCAAAGGGCCAAAAACCAAAAACTTATGTTTGCCCAACAACAACAAGCAAACAACCAAGAGATCTTTAACCTTATGCTAACCCAAAAACAAAAAGTGGACGAGGTGAAAAGGTTGGAGCAAAAAAGGATTTCAGAGGAGCTCCATGACGGCGTTCTTGGAAAAATGTTGGGGGCTAGAATGGTATTGACAGGTCTCAACAAAAAAACGGGGCAGGAAGCCATTGAGGCCAGAATGGAGGCCATAAAGGCACTAAAAAATGTGGAAGAGGAAGTAAGGTCCATATCCCATGAACTAAGCCATAGTGCCTATCAGAAAATTAACAACTTTATCAATTCCGTAGAAGATTTGTTGGGTTCTGCCAAGGAAAATTCCAAATTAATTACTACATTCAATTATGACGAGGATGAGGATTATGACGCACTTAAAGGTGAAATCAAGATCAATCTATATCGTATGATACAGGAATGTCTTCAAAATGCGATAAAACATTCCCATGGGAAGAATTTCTTTGTTGATTTTCAGAGATTTGATAATACCCTCAAGGTGGCGATGGGAGATGATGGAATGGGATTTGATATGGAAAGGGAACGAAAGGGAATTGGAATGCGAAATATAAGTTCACGGATAGAAAAACTGAACGGGACTTGGCAAATGCAATCAGAACCTCAAGGAGGAACTACCATAACCCTGGAAATTCCGTTGCATTTTATGGATTCCAACACCAATACCGCCTTGCAACGTGTGTAAACCAAAATCCCGGATAAGAAGGTTAGTATTTGGCACATAATATATAATTTTGCCTTACAGGAAAATGAATGGCCATCCTGTCTATGAAATAATGTAAATAACAAGCAAATGAAGACGGTTAGGATATTAGCGGTGGATGATCATGAAATGACGACCTTGGGATATAAATATATCCTTGAGGATGCCGATTTTGAGGATTTTTCAGTGAAAGTGGAAATAGCGAAAAGCTATGACAAGGGAAAGGAAAAAATTGAATACTCGGCGCGAAGCTTAGCTTTTGATATTATCCTATTGGATATCCAACTATTTCCCGCCGAATCCAAAGATCCAAGATCTGGCGTGGATTTAGGTAAATTGGCCAGGGAAATTGTTCCAGACTCAAAGATTGTTTTTATGTCCTCTTTCAGTGACAGTTACCGTATCAACAATATTTTTAAGGCCGTAAACCCTGACGGTTATATGGTAAAGTCGGAAATTGATGAAATGTCGCTTAGAACGATGGTTGATACCGTAGTTAAAAAACCTCCCTATTATACCGCCAGTGCTTTGGGTGCCGTTCGCAGGAGAATGGCCAGCAATATAGATATCGATGAACAGGACCAAAAGATTTTGTATTATCTGTCCTTAGGAACCAATACACGAGACATAGCACCTCTTATAGCTTCGGCCAATACGACCGTAGAGGCAAGAAAAAGGCAGTTAAAGGCAATTTTTGGTGTAAAGAATGGCAATGACCTAGCACTTATACAAGAAGCAAAGAAGAGAGGTTTCCTTTAATCCAAAAATATTATTATTACAACTATTTAAAAATCAGTATTTTGTAAATTCTGTTTTTAAAATATAATAATATCCTCCAAAATTCTAAGGTTTTCCTAGGTCTTGTGAATTCCCATTAAGGCTATCTTTATAATAAAAGAATTGTAAGGAATGCTTTTCAAATTTCACAATTACCAACCCATCGAACTAATAAACACAAAGTCAGAAGAGAAGATTTTTGGCTTAGATGATTTTAAGAAATCCCTTGAGTTGGGTTACTTTTCCAAAGTTACTATCAAAAATGCCAAGTATGGTAACCAAAAAATGGATTTGGTTTTGGAGCTCGACTGTCCATTAAACCTTATAGATGTTCTAGGACATTTTAATAAGGGACTTTGGGGTTCCACGGACATCAATGTTTCCACGCTTACAAAAAGTTTTGGTCTATTGACAACTCAAAATAGGACATTGGAAATTGATATTAATGAAATCACCCTGTATTTAAACGATACCAACATAATTATCAAAAACATTTACAGGAATAGTATCCCAGAACAATTCAATACTATCATGACTGAAATTGCAAGGCAATATGTTTCAATTACCAAGGGATTGACAGAACAGCCCGAAGAAATCTTCGTCCCTGTTTTTGAAGACAATCTTAGCAGTGCGCATACTTTTCATGAAAATCAAAAATCCCCAAATGCCTCCGCTTATAAGGAATATTGGGGAATTTATATGGAATCCGAAGTAGACGGATTGATTTTTGATGTTCAGAAGAATAAATTTATCCCTGCAAATCTCGATTACAATTTGTTTGACGAGAACAACTAGGCCTTAACGGTCATTTCATTAAATATGGCCCTGTCTCCCATCATGGCGTTGACACTCTTCTTTACATCGGCAATTAGTTGAGAATCTTCAGGATTCGTCAATACTTTATCGATAAATTCCACCACGGTCTTCATATCCTCTTCCAATAATCCCCTTGTCGTAATCGCGGCGGTACCAAATCGAATGCCAGAAGTAACAAAAGGTGATTTGTCATCAAATGGAACCATGTTTTTGTTCGCCGTAATATCGGCCAGAACTAGCGCTTTTTCCGCATCTTTCCCTGTTATACCCTTGTTTCGTAGATCGATCAACATCATGTGGTTGTCCGTTCCTCCAGAAATGATATTATAGTCCTTGGCAACAAAAGCCTTGGCCATGGCATCAGCATTCTTCTTGACCTGTTGCATGTAAATCCCAAATTCTTCCGTAAGTGCTTCCCCAAAAGCAACCGCCTTCGCCGCAATAATATGCTCCAAGGGGCCTCCCTGATTTCCAGGGAAAACGGCCAAATCCAACAAGGCGGACATTTTTCTTAAGCTACCGTTTTTAAGTTTGATTCCGAAGGGATTGTCAAAATCCTTTCCCATCAAAATCAAACCTCCCCTTGGCCCTCTTAGGGTTTTATGGGTAGTGGTGGTCACAATATGGCAATGAGGAATAGGATCATTTAGCAATCCTTTGGCAATCAAACCGGCAGGATGCGAAATGTCGGCCAACAACAAGGCGTTTACACTATCCGCAATTTCCCGAAACCTTTTGAAATCCATATCGCGAGAATATGCAGAAGCCCCCGCTATTATAAGTTTTGGTCGCTCCTTAGTTGCTATTTCCTGAATTTTATCATAGTCCAGCGTTCCCGTTTTTTCATCTACCCCATAAAAAACAGGATTGTACAATTTACCTGAAAAATTTACTGGTGATCCATGGGTAAGATGGCCACCATGGGCCAGGTCAAATCCCAAAATGGTGTCACCAGCCTCTAAGCAAGCATGGTATACGGATGCATTCGCCTGGGAACCTGAATGTGGTTGTACATTGGCATACTCCGCTCCAAAAAGTGCTTTGGCACGATCAATGGCCAATTGTTCTACTTCGTCGACCACTTCGCATCCTCCATAATAACGCTTCCCTGGATAACCCTCGGCATATTTGTTCGTTAAAACAGAACCAGCAGCTTCCATTACCTGCGGACTTACAAAATTCTCGGAAGCTATCAATTCTATTCCGTTCGTCTGACGCCTTCTCTCCGCTTCTATGAGCTTAAATATTCGAGTATCCCTTTCCATGTATGTAATTAATTTAATTCTTTTGCAAAAGTACAATTTGCCCTAATTCCTAGTACTATAAAATGACGGGTATCCAGATAATTTTATTAAACAAGCGTTAATAACTGTCAAGATTTTGTCTTTTTTTAAACACAAATATGGGACAAAAGTGTATTTCACCCTATTTACACTATTCTTCATCCTTTTCCGTTATGTAAGGGAATATTTCTGGCATAGCTATTGGAATAGCTCAAATGGAAACCCTTAAAGTTCTAGTTATGAAAAAAATTCTACTTCTTGGCATCCTTGTGTTCATATACTCCTGTAGTGGCGTTAAAAGAACGCAAGAGGCATTGAATTCAGGGAATTATAATGCAGCCATAAACAAAGCAATCTTAAACATTGCGGAAAACAAAACCAAAAAAAGCAATCAGGCCTTTATCGTTCTTTTGGAGGAAGCCTACCAAAAAAATACGGAGAGAGAACTTCAAAATATTAAGTTTCTAAAAAAGGACGGTAATTCCGCAAATTATGAAACTATTTATGAATCGTATGTAACCTTGAAGGAAATCCAGCAAAGAATCCGACCCTTATTACCATTATACATAATGGATGAGGGAAGGGATGCACGGTTCAATTTCAATAATTATGATTCTGATATTATTGCCGCAAAGGAAAATCTATCGGAATTCCTTTATAATAATGCCTTGGGTCTTTTGCAAAATGCTCGTTATAAAAATGAATATAGGAGTGCCTATGATGATTTGAAGTATCTAGAGGAAATCAACCCAAACTATCGGGATACCAAAAACAAAATGGACGAGGCCTATCAAAAAGGATTGGATTATGTAGTGGTTGAGATGGTCAACAATACGGATAAAGTAATACCAAAACGACTGGAAGACGAGTTGTTGAACCTCAATACCTATGGATTGAACAATCTTTGGACCGAATACCATACCAACAGGTTGGCGAACATCGACTATGATTATTTAATGGAGGTTTCCTTTCAAAATATCAACATTTCCCCGGAACAGGTAAATGAAAAACAGATAATCAAGGAAAAACAGATCAAGGATGGCTATCAGTACGTAGAAGATCAGAATGGTAACATTGTTAAGGACAGCCTGGGCAACAATATTAAAGTGGACAAGTTTAAAACCGTGCGATGCGATTTTTATCAATTCACACAGTTCAAGAGCGCTCAGGTAGTTGGAGTGGTTAATTTTACGGATCTAAGAAAGCAACAGCAAATTAATCAATATCCCTTGGCCAGTGAATTCGTTTTTGAGCACATATTCGCCAATTACAATGGGGACAAACGTGCGTTGGACAATGATTTATTGCCTTTCTTGCAAGCTGCAAGGGTTCCCTTTCCAACGAATGAGCAAATGGTCTACGACGCGGGAGAGGATTTAAAGAACAATTTAAAAACCATTCTTACCAGACAAAACTTTAACTAAAAGATAAACTCCGCAAATATGCGGAGTTTTTTTATACATACCGCTCCAGTTTTATTTCCGATATGCCCCCATGGGAATCATGGGCTACCACTACCCCATTCTTAATAATCAATAGCTGGGGCGACTGATGCATCACTTGAAATGCTTCGGCCACTTTATTGGATACCTCGCGGTGCGCATGCAAATCCAAAAAGTAAAAATCCATTTGGGAAAATTCAAGACCATAGGAAGAATTAAACATATTTAAAACCATTCTACTCACGCCACATGTGGTGGAATGCTTGAATATGGCCTGTGGCCTTGTTTTTGAATTTTCTGCCAATACATCTAGCTGATCTTTATTCTCAAGAGAAATCCACGGTATATCCTTACCACCTTCAGAATTTCCATTTCCATTCTCATTTTTACCAAAAAAATTACCAAATAATCCCATACTCCGCTAACTTTAAATAACGCTATACATATTTTTCTAACACTGACTTAATGTCTTGAAAATATTGAACTTACCAGACATTTTGTCTTGTTCATTCAATTGGTAGGATTGTTGCCTATTTCCTTACAAAAGTAATATTCAAAATAAAAGTAATCCTTATGAACTTTAATAATTTCACTATAAAATCACAGGAGGCCCTACAGCAGGCCCAGGTAATTGCCCAATCATTGGGACATCAGCAAATTGAGAACGAACACTTATTTAAAGCCATTGCAGAGGTCGAGGAAAACGTTGTTCCATTTATATTCAAAAAATTGGGACTCAATGCCAACCTTATTAAGCAGATTTTGGAAAAGGAACTCAATTCCTTTCCCAAGGTCCAAGGTGGAGACATCATGCTTTCCAGGGAGGCGGGTAAATCGGTAAACGAGGCCTCTATAATCGCAAAAAATATGGGCGATGAATATGTTTCCATAGAACACCTACTCTTGGCCATTTTTAAATCAAAAAGTAAAATCGCCCAAATCTTAAAAGATCAAGGGGTAACCGAGAAAAATCTTGTTGCCGCTATCAATGATCTGAGAAAAGGCTCCAATGTGACCTCCCAAAGTGCGGAGGAAACATATAATTCGTTGAATAAATATGCCAAAAATCTTAATGAATTGGCAGATAGCGGTAAACTGGACCCGGTTATAGGAAGGGATGAAGAGATTAGAAGGGTACTACAAATTCTATCCAGAAGAACCAAGAACAACCCCATGCTAGTAGGTGAACCAGGAGTTGGTAAAACCGCTATTGCTGAAGGTCTGGCCCACAGAATCGTTCAAGGCGACATCCCTGAAAACCTAAAGGACAAGGTTATTTATTCCTTGGATATGGGTGCCCTGATCGCAGGTGCCAAATACAAAGGGGAATTTGAGGAACGATTAAAGGCCGTTATTAAGGAAGTGACAAGTGCGGATGGTAATATCATATTGTTTATTGACGAAATCCATACATTAGTAGGAGCCGGCGGCGGTCAAGGCGCCATGGATGCCGCCAATATTTTAAAACCCGCTTTGGCGAGGGGCGAACTTAGGGCCATTGGAGCCACGACTTTGGATGAGTATCAAAAATACTTTGAAAAGGACAAGGCCTTGGAACGTCGTTTTCAAAAGGTTGTAGTGGATCAGCCCGACACGGAAAGTGCCATTTCCATACTTAGGGGAATCAAGGAGCGGTACGAGACCCATCATAAGGTGCGTATTAAGGATGAAGCGGTCATCGCTGCCGTGGAATTGTCCCAACGCTATATTACCAATAGGTTTTTACCCGATAAAGCAATCGACCTCATGGACGAGGCTGCTGCCAAATTACGAATGGAGATTAATTCCAAACCCGAGGAGCTTGATGTTCTAGATCGTAAAATCATGCAGTTGGAAATTGAAATTGAGGCGATAAAAAGGGAGAACGACCATTCCAAACTTAAGTCCCTAAATTTGGAATTGGCCAATGTGAAAGAAGAACGTAACGAGATTTTTGCCAAATGGGAAACTGAAAAATCCGTGGTGGACAATATCCAAAAGACCAAAATGGATATCGAAAACTACAAGGCGGAAGCGGAACGAGCCGAGCGAAACGGGGATTATGGTAAAGTGGCGGAAATAAGATATGGTAAAATCAAGGATGCCCAAGAGAACTTGGCAAAACTACAGGAGGAACTGGCTCAGCAACAGGATGCCGGAACACTCATTAAAGAAGAGGTGACCAGCGAAGATATTGCGGAAGTAGTAGCAAAATGGACCGGAATACCTGTTACCAAAATGCTACAAAGCGAAAGGGAAAAATTACTGAATCTAGAAAATGTATTGCACAAGAGGGTCGTTGGTCAGGATGAAGCTATCCAAGCGGTTTCAGATGCCATTAGAAGAAGTAGGGCAGGTTTGCAAGATATGAAAAAACCTATAGGTTCCTTTCTGTTCCTGGGTACCACGGGTGTTGGTAAAACTGAGTTGGCAAAAACCCTGGCTTCCTACTTGTTCGACGATGAAAATGCAATGACCCGTATAGATATGAGCGAGTATCAGGAAAGGCATTCCGTAAGTAGATTGGTTGGTGCCCCTCCAGGATATGTAGGTTATGACGAAGGAGGTCAACTGACCGAAGCCGTGAGAAGACGCCCCTACTCCGTTGTTTTGCTGGATGAAATTGAAAAGGCGCATCCAGATACATTCAATATTCTGCTACAGGTTTTGGATGAGGGAAGGTTGACGGATAATAAGGGACGTGTTGCCGATTTCAAGAACACCATTATCATTATGACCAGTAATATGGGTAGTCAGATCATACAGGAGAAGTTTGAAAATTCAACTGATATACACAGTGCATCGGAGGCGGCAAGGGTTGAAGTTTTGGGATTATTACATAAAATGATTCGGCCTGAATTCTTGAACAGAATCGATGACATCATTATGTTCACCCCACTTACCAAAGATGATATCAGGGAAATTGTAAAACTACAATTGGCCGGATTAAAGAAAATGCTGGATAAGCAAAACATTACCTTAGATGCTACCGATGAGGCAATAGACTTTTTGGCGAGACGAGGCTATGAACCACAGTTTGGGGCAAGGCCTGTAAAACGTACCATACAAAAGGAGGTATTGAACAACATGTCTAAGGAACTATTAAGTGGTAAAATCAAATCAGATAGCGTCATTCTCTTGGATGCTTTTGATGACGAATTGGTATTCAGAAACCAAAATGATTTGGTGGTATAAACGAACTGTTGCTTTGAGAAACGCCCTAAAAAATTTTTAGGGCGTTTTTTTATCGACAAGATATACCATACAGTATAGTTTTTTTATCTTCGTATAAAATAGACTCAAATGTCCACCAAAGCTGAAAAAACCACTGCCTACATCATTGAA
Above is a window of Maribacter algicola DNA encoding:
- a CDS encoding tetratricopeptide repeat-containing sensor histidine kinase, which produces MKKYLILIILCGTPFSSLRSQLVPKEDIALQKEVEAKIKSAINDSLSYLQKKADLQNAFDLLSTIKSDSLQLRLLSNLSYYIEPQDSAFFREVNATTRHLAIKSKDSLALANAYWDLGFHYSRNSSKDSSFYSYSEAQKIYEELGNKFLSARMYYNMARHQQEIRDYVGSEANTIAAIERLKPLKKYRELYNSYNTLAINSQALGEYDQAIKYYDQALFFLQKIEDHDYYLILENINNRGMVYIDLGDYHKALENFEDNLNQRNILSENTTLYAKTLNNIATTKIKLNDTLGVNKLIEESILLRDSIQDKRGLASSYFAKAEYHLFNKDTLKAIGSAERAIALAKESLSNERLLETYTFLAKIDNKNASKYAQKYIALNDSIVMEERQARNKFARIRFETDEFIAQNEQLEEETAILAKQKQIWSGVALGFFLLGISVYTIINQRAKNQKLMFAQQQQANNQEIFNLMLTQKQKVDEVKRLEQKRISEELHDGVLGKMLGARMVLTGLNKKTGQEAIEARMEAIKALKNVEEEVRSISHELSHSAYQKINNFINSVEDLLGSAKENSKLITTFNYDEDEDYDALKGEIKINLYRMIQECLQNAIKHSHGKNFFVDFQRFDNTLKVAMGDDGMGFDMERERKGIGMRNISSRIEKLNGTWQMQSEPQGGTTITLEIPLHFMDSNTNTALQRV
- a CDS encoding acyl-CoA thioesterase, translating into MSYTKQIEVTLEDLDDLNHVNNVRYVQWIQDISKEHWKKNAPIEIQEQVIWVVLKHTIEYKSPAFLKDPIHISTYIEKSKGAISTRIVEIFHKITNTLLVRSNTEWCLLNKDTKKPMRISEDIQKLFS
- a CDS encoding LytR/AlgR family response regulator transcription factor, whose product is MEYSYVIIDSDAVSNLQLTTFLEAYGDFTCSGFAKNPDDGLNHILKYTPDLVFINLDQKAQPLFQMVVEMHQYLLEIPMVIGISKSKKYAYDAIKNGFFDYWLLPFNEFDIRKSLLKLRKRNPKVKEPTTICLKSYNDFQYLNTADILYLQADNNTTEFFMRDGTVVNAFKTLKTFENKLPQNFIRIHQSYIVNTDYVSRINFGKNICALKEIEKNLPFSKSYKDKMDQLKKILSKNSVSSLN
- the glyA gene encoding serine hydroxymethyltransferase, whose amino-acid sequence is MERDTRIFKLIEAERRRQTNGIELIASENFVSPQVMEAAGSVLTNKYAEGYPGKRYYGGCEVVDEVEQLAIDRAKALFGAEYANVQPHSGSQANASVYHACLEAGDTILGFDLAHGGHLTHGSPVNFSGKLYNPVFYGVDEKTGTLDYDKIQEIATKERPKLIIAGASAYSRDMDFKRFREIADSVNALLLADISHPAGLIAKGLLNDPIPHCHIVTTTTHKTLRGPRGGLILMGKDFDNPFGIKLKNGSLRKMSALLDLAVFPGNQGGPLEHIIAAKAVAFGEALTEEFGIYMQQVKKNADAMAKAFVAKDYNIISGGTDNHMMLIDLRNKGITGKDAEKALVLADITANKNMVPFDDKSPFVTSGIRFGTAAITTRGLLEEDMKTVVEFIDKVLTNPEDSQLIADVKKSVNAMMGDRAIFNEMTVKA
- the ytxJ gene encoding bacillithiol system redox-active protein YtxJ, with product MGLFGNFFGKNENGNGNSEGGKDIPWISLENKDQLDVLAENSKTRPQAIFKHSTTCGVSRMVLNMFNSSYGLEFSQMDFYFLDLHAHREVSNKVAEAFQVMHQSPQLLIIKNGVVVAHDSHGGISEIKLERYV
- a CDS encoding response regulator → MKTVRILAVDDHEMTTLGYKYILEDADFEDFSVKVEIAKSYDKGKEKIEYSARSLAFDIILLDIQLFPAESKDPRSGVDLGKLAREIVPDSKIVFMSSFSDSYRINNIFKAVNPDGYMVKSEIDEMSLRTMVDTVVKKPPYYTASALGAVRRRMASNIDIDEQDQKILYYLSLGTNTRDIAPLIASANTTVEARKRQLKAIFGVKNGNDLALIQEAKKRGFL